In Nocardioides dokdonensis FR1436, the following are encoded in one genomic region:
- a CDS encoding acyl-CoA thioesterase, translated as MSNVFECEIQARLRDINLGGHVDNVEAIRILDEARILFLRYADVSPPAGPRPGLFGGLPDGVVDLVGSQRVDYHAEMRFAPFQPFLMRLWVQRIGGSSFTVATELRVARDHEPALVAATTLVLWDHATQASWPMSDDVRATFERYAGDPVVLRG; from the coding sequence GTGAGCAACGTCTTCGAGTGCGAGATCCAGGCGCGACTGCGCGACATCAACCTCGGCGGCCACGTCGACAACGTCGAGGCGATCCGCATCCTCGACGAGGCGCGCATCCTGTTCCTGCGATACGCCGACGTCAGCCCCCCGGCCGGGCCGCGTCCGGGGCTGTTCGGTGGCCTGCCCGACGGTGTGGTCGACCTCGTCGGCTCGCAGCGGGTCGACTACCACGCCGAGATGCGCTTCGCGCCGTTCCAGCCCTTCCTGATGCGGCTGTGGGTGCAGCGGATCGGCGGCTCGTCGTTCACGGTCGCGACCGAGCTGCGCGTCGCGCGCGACCACGAGCCGGCCCTGGTCGCGGCGACCACGCTGGTGCTCTGGGACCACGCGACCCAGGCCTCGTGGCCGATGAGCGACGACGTGCGGGCCACCTTCGAGCGGTACGCCGGCGACCCGGTCGTGCTGCGCGGCTGA